TCCCAATGTTTCCAGGGTGGAAACCAGCAGTGAACGCATGGCCGCCGAATCATCAACAATAAGAATGGTGAAGGTCTTCATGAATACAGGTTCCTCCAAACCTCTGACCCGTGAAAGTCGCTAGCCCTGCAAGTGCAAAATATCTTTGAGGTTGCCCAGAAGAGAAGCAAACTGTTCTCCCTTGGTATCACCGCGGCGTGGTTTGATCAGAAAGGGACAGCCCAGACCGGCAAGCTCGGAGGCAGCCTCGGCATGATGAAAATCGGAAACAGCAGCAAGCCTGATGCCGGCAAAATTGCGATGTAAGAGCTGGATCAGCTCCAGTCCCCCCAGCACACCGCTACCATCCATCTTTGGCATGATCAGATCAACCAGCACAAACGGGCAGGAACCTGAACGGAACAGGGCATCAACCTTTACCAAGGCCTCTTCGCTTCTGCTGAATACAGCCACGTCAAACCAACGCTGCAGTTCATCAGCCAGCGCCTCTGCCATGCTGCTGTCATCATCAACAATCACCATGGCAGGCAGCGATGCTTCAGGTTCCAACACAGGGGGTTCCAGAATTTCTTCAACCGGCTGGCCTTCATCAGCCCCAAGCTGTTGTTGAACACGCACGGCTTCGGCAACCAGTTGATCAGGAGAACTCTTTCCCAGTTCCAGAATCAGTTGTACCGGGTCAAGATAGGCGGCATCCACGGTTTCAACATCTCGGGCAGCACAGTCAAAACTCCCCTCAGTCCAGGCAAACAGGGTCATCAGTACATTGCTGATCTGTTCCCGCACAGTCTGTTCAATCAGCTGCAGATCAACATGAAAACGATGGTGAAGGATCGTGCCGATCCGTTCACGGAACTGCTCCTGCTGCTGGATAGCCAGGGCCTGCTGCACCATCTCGGGTGTGGCAGCACCATTACGGATCAGCAGTTCTCCAAGGCTTTGCTGAAAGCCGGTGGAGGTGACTCTGACCAACAGGCCGTCTCGAAACTGCAGCACCGCCTCACGCCCTCTGCTTTTCAGGGTCAGAATGCCGGTGCGACGACTGACCCCCACAATCTGCAGGATTTCGTCAAGTCCCAGTTCTTCCAGCTTTCCATGCAGTCCGCTCTGCATCTGCACGACAGTTCTCCTTACCGGTAATACCACGACAAACAGGGCAACAATGATAAACCACAGAATAGTCTGAGTAAAGCCATATCACTGTTTAGAGAGTTTTCTTTCCCTTCCGTCAGCCGTCTTTCTCTCCCTGCCGCGGAACAGCAACCTGAACGGTGTCCCTTTGAAACCAAAGGCATCCCGGAAGCGGTTGCCCAGATAGCGCTGGTACGGCGTCAGCACCCCGTCGGGTTGATTGGTAAAGATGGCAAAGGTGGGCGGCTTGACCCCCACCTGGGTGGCAAAATAGAACTTGACCCGACGGGCATGATGCAGTGGAGCATGGTGTGCCTCCACCGCTTCCTTGAAGACACGGTTCAACTCCGAGGTGGTAACCCGGCGGGAATACTGCTCTGCAACCTCTGCCGCCTCTTCCATCACCTTATGAATCCGCTGACCGGTCCTGGCTGAGACAAAGACAATAGGTGCAAAGGCCAGAAACTTGAATTCATACTGGATCTGCTCCACAAACTTGCCGATGGTCTTGTTGTCCTTTTCAAGGGTGTCCCATTTGTTGACTACAAATACACAGGCGCGGCCTGCCTCGTAAACATAACCGGCAATATGCTTGTCCTGCTCAGTGATGCCGTCTTCCGCATTCAACACAATCAGGGCTACATCAGCCCGTTCAATACTCTTCAAGGCATCAACCACGCTGTATTTTTCAAGTTTCTGGCTGGTCTTGCCCTTACGCCGGATACCGGCCGTATCAATCAGGCAGTACCGTTTCTTGTTGCAGGTAAAAAACGTATCCACCGAATCGCGGGTAGTTCCTGCAACAGGGTTGGCCACCACCCGCTCAAAGCCGAGCAACCGGTTGACCAGCGAGGACTTGCCCACATTGGGGCGCCCCACCACTGCAATATTGGTCACCTCATCTTCACCCGGCAACGGTTCATCAGGCAGCAACGCCATAATTTCATCCAGCAGATCCCGGATACCGCGATTATGGGCGGCCGAGATGGTGTGCATGTTGTCGATACCCAGGGCATAGAACTCCGCAGCCTCGTTCTCGACCTTCTCACCATCCACCTTGTTGACCACATAAAAGACCGGCTTATCCACCCGCCGCAGCATCGAGGCGACCTCATTGTCTGCGGGGGTCAGCCCCTGCTTGGCATCCATCAGAAACAGGATCACATCCGCCTCTTCCATGGCCAAAAGCGACTGTTCCCGCATCTGCTGCAACATGCGGTCCTCGGTCACCGGCTCAAATCCGCCGGTATCCACCAGAATAAACGGCTTGTCGTAGCGTTCCACCACCGCATAGTTGCGATCACGGGTCACGCCGGGCATATCATCAACAATCGCCCTGCGCTCCCCCACAATCCGGTTGAACAGGGTTGATTTGCCCACATTGGGACGTCCTACTATTGCTACTATTGATTTCATTTATAAGCCTCTTTCAAAATGTCACGAGGAAGGCCGGATATAAGGCGCACGGAGCGCAGCGATTGAGACATACCATGTAAGGTAGGCGAAAGAGCGAGCACCGCGCAACGCAGCAGACGGCCTCCACAGTAGTTTTGAAAGAGGCTTACTCGTATCCTAACTCTCTCAGCATGGCGGTCCGCTCGGTCCAGCGTTCCTGCACCTGCACAAACAACTCCAGATAGACCTTGGTCCCCAGCAGGCGTTCGATATCACGGCGGGCCTGCTCACCGATTTTTTTGAGCATGACCCCTTTTTTGCCAATGATGATCCCCTTGTGGGAATCCCGTTCCACCATGATGGTGGCATTGATTGCCACCAGACCGTTTTCCCGCTCGGCAAACGCTTCCACCACCACAGCAGTGCCATAGGGCACTTCGCGGTTGGTCAGACGGAAGACCTTTTCACGGATCAGCTCTGCAACAATAAACTTCTCAGGCAGGTCGGTCAGGATATCATCCGGGAAGAGCGCCTCACCTTCCGGCAGATGTTCCCGCACCAGGTCCACCAGGCGCTCAATATTACTGCCTGATTGGGCGGAGATCGGGATGATCTCCGGGAAATCATAGAGACGGGTATAGCCTTCAATCACGGTGAACAGTTTTTCTTTAGGAGTGACCTGATCGATCTTGTTCAGGACCAGATAGATCGGTGCTCCGGCCTTGGAACAGATATCCTTGATGAATGTTTCTTCAATCTTCTGAGTGGCATCCACCACCAGCAGCATCAGGTCAATCCCGGTTACCACGGTCATGGCAGCATCCACCATGGCCCGATTAATCCGGGTACGGGCAGTATGGATACCCGGGGTATCCACAAACACGATCTGGCTGGTCTCATCGGACAGGATGCCACGGATCACATTACGGGTGGTCTGGGGTTTGTCCGACACCGCCACAATCTTCTCACCCAGAATCCGGTTCAACAGGGTGGACTTGCCGACATTGGGACGACCGATGATGGAGACGAATCCTGCTTTGTACGTTGAATCACTCATATTAGTTTTTTGCTCCCCAAGTGTCGCGTAGCGTCACAACTCGGTTAAAGACCGGTTTACCCGGCTGCGAATCCTTCTGGTCAGCGCAGAAATAGCCCAGACGTTCAAACTGGAAGCTCTGGCCAGGCGCTGCATCCAGCAGCGATGCTTCAACCCGGCACTGCGGCAGGGTCTGCAGCGACTCAGGGTTCAGGAACTGCTTGTAATCGGCACCGCCGCGGTCAGGGTTGGCATCGCTGAACAGGCGGTCAAACAGACGGGCCTCCACGGTTGCAGCATGGCGGGCTGAAAGCCAGTGGATCACCCCTTTGATCTTGCGACCGTCAGAGGTCATCGGCCCATTGGTTGAGCCGGGATCATAGTCGGCATGCAGCTCAACCACCCTGCCGTGCTCATCCTTGACCATTCCGGTACACTTGACCACGTAGGCATACTTCAGCTTGACTTCACCGCCTATGGTCAGGCGATGGAACCCCTTGGACGGGTTCTCCATAAAGTCATCCGCATCAATAAGGATCTCTTTTGAGAACGGTAGCTTGCGCACACCTAGTTCAGGCTTTGATGGATGATTTGCCACCTCAAACTGATCCACCTGATCTTCAGGATAATTATCAATGATCAGCTTGATCGGGTGTAGCACGGCCATGGCCCGCAAAGCGTTCTCATTCAGATCATTTCTGACGCAATCCTCCAGCAGCTCATAGCCGATCCAGGCATCACTGCGGCCAACCCCGATCCGGTCACAGAAGGTACGGATCGCAGCCGGAGTAAAACCACGACGCTTGAGCCCCATGATGGTGGGCATGCGGGGATCATCCCAACCGTTGACCAGGCCGGTCTGTACCAGTTCCTGCAGCTTGCGTTTGCTCATCACGGTGTAGGAGAGGTTCAGGCGGGCAAACTCATACTGGCGCGGTTTGGCAGGCACCGGCAGGTTGTCCAGGAACCATTCGTACAACGGGCGGTGAGATTCAAACTCCAGGGTACAGATGGAGTGGGTGATCCCCTCAATGGCATCGGACTGACCATGGGTAAAGTCATACATCGGGTAGATGCACCAGGCATCCCCCACATGGGGGTGACTGGTATGCAGAATCCGGTACAGCACCGGGTCACGCAGGTTCATGTTGGGAGAGGCCATGTCGATCCTGGCCCGCAACACTTTCATGCCGTCAGGAAACTCACCGGCCCGCATCCTGCGGAACTGGTCCAGGTTTTCCTCCACCGTACGGCTGCGAAAGGGAGAGTCTTTGCCCGGTTCGGTCAGGGTACCGCGATACTCCTTCATCTGCTCCGGCGTCAACTCATCAACATAGGCCTTGCCCTGCTGGATCAGATACTCGGCCCACTGGTAGAGCTGCTCAAAGTACTCAGAGGCATGGTAGAGGTGCTCCCCCCAGTCAAACCCCAGCCAGCGCACACTCTCCTTGATCGACTCAATATACTCGGTCTCTTCCTTGACCGGATTGGTGTCATCAAAGCGCAGGTGACACTGGCCCCCAAAGTCACGGGCCAGGCCAAAGTTAAGACAGATCGACTTGGCATGGCCGATATGCAGGTAGCCGTTGGGCTCAGGCGGAAAACGGGTCACCACGGTCTGATGCTTGCCGCTGGCAAGGTCGTCACTGACAATGGTACGCAGAAAGTTTGCTGTTGGAGTAACGGTTTCAGTGCTCATGCATAACCTCTCAATACTTATAACAACTCACCCAGCAACGAGTTGGCATATCCTTCCAGAATCTTCACATCCACCAGTTTGCCGATCAGGGCTGGTGAACCTGCCAGATTAACGATCCGGCCGCTGTCGCAGCGGCCACTAACCTGTCCATGCCGCTTGGCCAGTCCCTCCACCAGCACCTGCTGGGTCGAACCGACATAAGTCTCATTATGGATACGGGAATGCACAGCCTGCAGCTTCTGCAGCCGGTCCAGCCGTGCCAGCTTAACCTCTTTGGCCAGCTCATCACTCAGCTCAGCAGCCTTGGTGCCGGGCCGGGGTGAATAGACAAAGGAAAATAGGTCAAAATAGCGCACCTCTTCCATCAGGGAAAGGGTCTCTTCAAACTCTGCTTCGGTCTCACCCGGAAACCCGACAATCATGTCACCGGTAATCTTGATCTCCGGCCGTGCCTGACGCAGTTTGTAAATAGTTTCCAGATAGTGTTCGCGGCTGTAGCCACGGTTCATCGCCTTCAGTATCCGGTTGTTACCGGCCTGGGCCGGCAAATGCAGAGAACCGCACAGCTTGGCTAGATCAGCAAAGCAGGCGATCAGGTCATCAGACATATCCTTGGGGTGGGAGGTCACAAACCTGACCCGATCGATACCGGATACAGCCGCCACCGCCCTGACAAGCTCTGCAAAGGAAGGCTGTTCCTCCCCTTTCAGACCGTAGGAATTGACGTTCTGACCCAGCAGTACCACTTCCCGCAACCCCTGAGCAGCCAGATCCTGCACCTCCTGCAGGATCTCGGCAAAGCGACGGCTGATCTCCCTGCCCCGCACATAGGGGACAATGCAGTAGGAGCAGAAGTTATCGCAGCCCTGCATCACAGTGACAAAGGCAGAGACCCGTTTACGCCCTTCAATGGGCGGAAACAGGTCAAGCCGTTCGCTGCTGTCCAGAAAATCGGTCTCAGCCCGTCGCCTGCCGGCTTCGGCATCTTTTACCATCTCCGGCACCAGATGCAGGTTATGGGTACCAAATACCAGATCCACCCAGGGAAATTTCTGCAGCAGTTCTGCCCCCATCTGCTGGGCAACACAACCGGCCACCCCGATCAGGGTACCGGGCTTTTTACGCTTCAGGTTCTTCAGGTTGGCAATGTTCTGAAGCAGACACTCCTCTGCCCCGGCCCGCACCGTGCAGGTATTGAACAGAATCAGAGCGGCCTCATGCCTGCGGCTTGTCTGGGTATAGCCCAATGGCTGCAGCATGGTCACAATCCGCTCAGAATCGTTGACATTCATCTGACAGCCAACCGTATCAATGTAGAGTTTTTTATGGTTCATAGAATCGTTTTTTATAGTGTTTTTGGGGCATTCCGTCAATACAAAGCTGGCTTTGGCGACAGTTTTTGTGGCGCGGTCAGTACAGGCCTGCTATAGTACACCACTTATTCAGATTCCATTTCAAGGCGCTCTCTTCGTTGGCTCGTCTTCGGTTCCTCGATGTACTACTGTGTACACACTGTGTCACCGAACTCCTCGCCGCCTTGATATCATCCTTGAACTGGAATCCGAATTATTATTCAACAAGGATGTATTAACCATGAAGATAGCTGACAAACTTGCAACCGGTTGCCGTTTTGTCTCGGTAGAATACTTTCCCCCCAAGGAACGCCAGGACTGGCCTGCCTTTTTCAAGGTGGTGGAGCGTCTGGCCAGCCTGAACCCGCTGTTTGCCTCGGTCACCTATGGCGCAGGCGGCAGCAATCAGGATGCAACCCTTGAGATTGTGACCCAGATGCAACAGCAGTTGGGGCTGGAGACCATGGCCCACCTGACCTGCGTGGGCGCCCAGGCAGGCCGTTTGAACCGTTTTCTTGATGACCTGTCAAAAGTTGGCATCCAGAACATCCTGGCCCTGCGGGGTGACCCTCCCCTGGAAACACCGGTAGAGCAACTGACAGAGTCACCTTTTCATTTTGCCTCTGATCTGGTCTCCTTTGTGAGCCAGTCCCATCCGCAGATGGGAGTTGCAGTAGCAGCCTACCCGGAAACCCACCCTGAGGCGATCTCACCAGAATCAGATCTGGGCTACCTGAAGCTGAAGATGGATCTGGGGGGGGACTTCGCCGTAACCCAGCTCTTTTTCGACAACCAACTCTACTTTGATTTTGTAAAACGTGCCCGTGAGCGGGGCATCACCAAGCTGATCATCCCCGGTATCCTGCCGGTACTGAATCTGAAAATGATCGAGCGGATCAAGCAGCTTTCCGGAGCCTTTATCCCGCCTGACTTTATGGCTGCTTTGGAAGCAGCTGACCAACGCGGCGGCGCAGCCGAAGTACGCAAGGTAGGGGTAGCTCATGCCCGCAAACAGGCTGAAGAGCTGCTGGCTAGCGGTGTGCAGGGGGTACACCTCTACACCTTTAACAAGGCCGAAGCCATACTTGAACTGACTGAAGGACTCTTGCCGTAATTTTTTATCCTTGCAGGCTGTCATTGTTTGATGCCATTATGATCTTACCGCATCTTACCTTTGGAGGGGCACAATGGAGACAACTCTGTCCAGCAAAGGACAAATCGTTATTCCTCTGCAAATAAGAAATCTGCATGGCTGGCGGCCGGGGGCCTCCTTTACCATTATTGACAACGAAGACTCCTTGATTCTTCAACCGGTCCAGACAAAAACAACAACCAAACTGGAAGATGTAATTGGATGCGCCGGATATCAGGGAAAAAAGAAAAGCCAGGCAGAGATGGACGCAGGAATACTTGAGGAAGCCAAAAGACGGGTGGCTGAATGGTCTCGGTAGATACCAATCTTGTTGTCAGGCTACTGGTCAATGACGACCCGGCGCAAACGAATAAGGTTGCAGCACTGTTCACGGCTGAAAAAATATTCATCGCCAAAACAGTTGTTCTTGAAACGGAATGGATTTTGCGAGGGGTCTATAACCTTGACCGTAACACAACAAATAGCGCACTACGAAAACTATTATCCCTGGAACAGGTCATTGTGGAGGATGAAAGCATACTTTTTGATGCGCTGGACAACCATCTGCAAGGGGTGGATTTTGCAGATGCCCTCCACCTGTCTTCAAGTCATCGGGCAGCAACATTTGCCACCTTTGATGCAAAATTCAAATCAACTGCTAAAAAGCTGTCTTTGAAACCAACCGTCATTACTCCCTAGATTTACAGCACTAAGGTGCTTCCAGACCGATGTAAGGAATTACCATGACCAACAATCCCGTACTGCAGGCCCTTTCCCAATGTATCCTGATCCTTGACGGCGCCATGGGCACCCAGTTGCAGGCCCGTAACCTGACCGCTGCTGATTTTGGCGGCGAAGCCTATGAAGGCTGTAATGAGATGCTGGTGCTGACCCGGCCTGATGTGATTGAGGATGTGCACAAGGCCTATCTGGAAGCTGGCGCTGATATTGTAGAGACCTGCTCCTTTGGCTCAACCGATATTGTACTGGCTGAATATGGCCTTGCAGACAAGGTCTTTGAACTGAACAAGGCCGCGGCCCTGGTGGCACGCAAGGCCTGTGATGCTTACAGTACGCCGGACAAGCCACGTTTTGTGGCCGGTTCCATGGGGCCCACCACCCGTACCATCTCGGTCACCGGCGGGGTAACCTTTGAGCAACTGGTGACTGCTTTTAGAGATCAAACCATCGGACTGTTGGCTGGTGGCGTGGATCTGCTGCTGCTGGAGACTGCCCAGGATACCCTGAACCTCAAGGCCGGTGCCGAAGGTATCCGGCTGGCCTTTGAGCAGACCGGACAGCGGGTACCGCTGATGGTATCCGGCACCATTGAGCCCACCGGCACCATGCTAGCCGGCCAGAACGTAGAAGCACTCTACGCCTCCCTGACCCACCTGGAAGAGAATCTTGGGCTGATCAGCATCGGCCTTAACTGCGCCACCGGGCCAGAGTTCATGACTGACCACCTGCGGGCCCTGTCTGAGCTGGCCACCTGCCATATCTCGGTCTATCCCAATGCCGGCCTGCCGGATGAAAACGGCAACTATGCCGAATCTCCCGACTCTCTGGCCCAGAAGCTGTCCCGCTTTGTGGATGAAGGCTGGCTGAACATCATTGGCGGCTGCTGCGGCACCTCTCCTGCCCATATTGCCGCCATTGCAAACATGGCAGCAGGCAGGCAGCCCCGTAAACCGGTTACAATCCGTCGCAGACTGGTCTCCGGCATTGAACCGCTGTTTATTGAAGAGGATAACCGGCCGATCCTGGTGGGAGAGCGGACCAACGTGATCGGTTCCCGCAAGTTCAAGAACATGATCGTGGCCGGTCAATTTGAAGAAGCGGCCGAGATTGCCCGGGCCCAGGTCAAGACCGGAGCCCAGGTGATTGATATCTGTGTGGCCAATCCGGATCGTGATGAGCTGGCCGACATGGAGCAGATGCTGGTGTATCTGCCCAAAAAGGTACGGGCACCGATCATGATCGACTCCACCGATGCAAAAGTAACTGAGCTGGCACTGCAACGGCTGCAGGGCAAGTGCGTGATCAACTCCATCAACCTGGAAGATGGCGAAGAGCGCTTTGCAAAGGTGGCTCCTCTGCTCAGGCACTACGGCGGTGCCGTGGTGGTGGGCTGTATTGATGAAGATCCCGCAAACGGCATGGCTGTTACCCGCCAGCGCAAGCTGGAGGTGGCCCAGCGCTCATACGACCTGTTGGTCAACAAGTATGGCCTGCGGCCTGAAGATCTGATCTTTGATCCATTGGTGTTCCCGGTTGGCAGCGGTGATGACAACTACATCGGCTCTGCAGTGGAGACCATTGAAGGGGTGCGCCTGATCACCGAGACCTTCCCCCAGTGCAGCACCATCCTGGGCATCTCCAACGTATCCTTCGGTCTGCCCGCAGCAGGACGTGAGGTGTTGAACGCAGTATTCCTGTACCACTGCGTTAAGGCCGGTCTGGGCTATGCCATTGTCAACACTGAGAAACTGGAGCGCTACGCCTCCATCCCGGAAGCAGAGCGCAGACTGGCTGAAGACCTGATCTTCTGGCGCGGTGCTGATCCGGTTGCTGCCTTTGCTGCAGCCTTCCGTGATAAAAAGCCGGTTTCCCATGCCCCGGCAGCGGAACTACCGCTGGATGAACGATTGCCGCTCTACATCATTGAAGGCA
Above is a window of Trichlorobacter lovleyi SZ DNA encoding:
- a CDS encoding response regulator produces the protein MQSGLHGKLEELGLDEILQIVGVSRRTGILTLKSRGREAVLQFRDGLLVRVTSTGFQQSLGELLIRNGAATPEMVQQALAIQQQEQFRERIGTILHHRFHVDLQLIEQTVREQISNVLMTLFAWTEGSFDCAARDVETVDAAYLDPVQLILELGKSSPDQLVAEAVRVQQQLGADEGQPVEEILEPPVLEPEASLPAMVIVDDDSSMAEALADELQRWFDVAVFSRSEEALVKVDALFRSGSCPFVLVDLIMPKMDGSGVLGGLELIQLLHRNFAGIRLAAVSDFHHAEAASELAGLGCPFLIKPRRGDTKGEQFASLLGNLKDILHLQG
- the der gene encoding ribosome biogenesis GTPase Der, which encodes MKSIVAIVGRPNVGKSTLFNRIVGERRAIVDDMPGVTRDRNYAVVERYDKPFILVDTGGFEPVTEDRMLQQMREQSLLAMEEADVILFLMDAKQGLTPADNEVASMLRRVDKPVFYVVNKVDGEKVENEAAEFYALGIDNMHTISAAHNRGIRDLLDEIMALLPDEPLPGEDEVTNIAVVGRPNVGKSSLVNRLLGFERVVANPVAGTTRDSVDTFFTCNKKRYCLIDTAGIRRKGKTSQKLEKYSVVDALKSIERADVALIVLNAEDGITEQDKHIAGYVYEAGRACVFVVNKWDTLEKDNKTIGKFVEQIQYEFKFLAFAPIVFVSARTGQRIHKVMEEAAEVAEQYSRRVTTSELNRVFKEAVEAHHAPLHHARRVKFYFATQVGVKPPTFAIFTNQPDGVLTPYQRYLGNRFRDAFGFKGTPFRLLFRGRERKTADGRERKLSKQ
- the era gene encoding GTPase Era, with amino-acid sequence MSDSTYKAGFVSIIGRPNVGKSTLLNRILGEKIVAVSDKPQTTRNVIRGILSDETSQIVFVDTPGIHTARTRINRAMVDAAMTVVTGIDLMLLVVDATQKIEETFIKDICSKAGAPIYLVLNKIDQVTPKEKLFTVIEGYTRLYDFPEIIPISAQSGSNIERLVDLVREHLPEGEALFPDDILTDLPEKFIVAELIREKVFRLTNREVPYGTAVVVEAFAERENGLVAINATIMVERDSHKGIIIGKKGVMLKKIGEQARRDIERLLGTKVYLELFVQVQERWTERTAMLRELGYE
- a CDS encoding glutamine--tRNA ligase/YqeY domain fusion protein, translated to MSTETVTPTANFLRTIVSDDLASGKHQTVVTRFPPEPNGYLHIGHAKSICLNFGLARDFGGQCHLRFDDTNPVKEETEYIESIKESVRWLGFDWGEHLYHASEYFEQLYQWAEYLIQQGKAYVDELTPEQMKEYRGTLTEPGKDSPFRSRTVEENLDQFRRMRAGEFPDGMKVLRARIDMASPNMNLRDPVLYRILHTSHPHVGDAWCIYPMYDFTHGQSDAIEGITHSICTLEFESHRPLYEWFLDNLPVPAKPRQYEFARLNLSYTVMSKRKLQELVQTGLVNGWDDPRMPTIMGLKRRGFTPAAIRTFCDRIGVGRSDAWIGYELLEDCVRNDLNENALRAMAVLHPIKLIIDNYPEDQVDQFEVANHPSKPELGVRKLPFSKEILIDADDFMENPSKGFHRLTIGGEVKLKYAYVVKCTGMVKDEHGRVVELHADYDPGSTNGPMTSDGRKIKGVIHWLSARHAATVEARLFDRLFSDANPDRGGADYKQFLNPESLQTLPQCRVEASLLDAAPGQSFQFERLGYFCADQKDSQPGKPVFNRVVTLRDTWGAKN
- the miaB gene encoding tRNA (N6-isopentenyl adenosine(37)-C2)-methylthiotransferase MiaB codes for the protein MNHKKLYIDTVGCQMNVNDSERIVTMLQPLGYTQTSRRHEAALILFNTCTVRAGAEECLLQNIANLKNLKRKKPGTLIGVAGCVAQQMGAELLQKFPWVDLVFGTHNLHLVPEMVKDAEAGRRRAETDFLDSSERLDLFPPIEGRKRVSAFVTVMQGCDNFCSYCIVPYVRGREISRRFAEILQEVQDLAAQGLREVVLLGQNVNSYGLKGEEQPSFAELVRAVAAVSGIDRVRFVTSHPKDMSDDLIACFADLAKLCGSLHLPAQAGNNRILKAMNRGYSREHYLETIYKLRQARPEIKITGDMIVGFPGETEAEFEETLSLMEEVRYFDLFSFVYSPRPGTKAAELSDELAKEVKLARLDRLQKLQAVHSRIHNETYVGSTQQVLVEGLAKRHGQVSGRCDSGRIVNLAGSPALIGKLVDVKILEGYANSLLGELL
- a CDS encoding methylenetetrahydrofolate reductase, with translation MKIADKLATGCRFVSVEYFPPKERQDWPAFFKVVERLASLNPLFASVTYGAGGSNQDATLEIVTQMQQQLGLETMAHLTCVGAQAGRLNRFLDDLSKVGIQNILALRGDPPLETPVEQLTESPFHFASDLVSFVSQSHPQMGVAVAAYPETHPEAISPESDLGYLKLKMDLGGDFAVTQLFFDNQLYFDFVKRARERGITKLIIPGILPVLNLKMIERIKQLSGAFIPPDFMAALEAADQRGGAAEVRKVGVAHARKQAEELLASGVQGVHLYTFNKAEAILELTEGLLP
- a CDS encoding AbrB/MazE/SpoVT family DNA-binding domain-containing protein — translated: METTLSSKGQIVIPLQIRNLHGWRPGASFTIIDNEDSLILQPVQTKTTTKLEDVIGCAGYQGKKKSQAEMDAGILEEAKRRVAEWSR
- a CDS encoding type II toxin-antitoxin system VapC family toxin, yielding MVSVDTNLVVRLLVNDDPAQTNKVAALFTAEKIFIAKTVVLETEWILRGVYNLDRNTTNSALRKLLSLEQVIVEDESILFDALDNHLQGVDFADALHLSSSHRAATFATFDAKFKSTAKKLSLKPTVITP
- the metH gene encoding methionine synthase, with the protein product MTNNPVLQALSQCILILDGAMGTQLQARNLTAADFGGEAYEGCNEMLVLTRPDVIEDVHKAYLEAGADIVETCSFGSTDIVLAEYGLADKVFELNKAAALVARKACDAYSTPDKPRFVAGSMGPTTRTISVTGGVTFEQLVTAFRDQTIGLLAGGVDLLLLETAQDTLNLKAGAEGIRLAFEQTGQRVPLMVSGTIEPTGTMLAGQNVEALYASLTHLEENLGLISIGLNCATGPEFMTDHLRALSELATCHISVYPNAGLPDENGNYAESPDSLAQKLSRFVDEGWLNIIGGCCGTSPAHIAAIANMAAGRQPRKPVTIRRRLVSGIEPLFIEEDNRPILVGERTNVIGSRKFKNMIVAGQFEEAAEIARAQVKTGAQVIDICVANPDRDELADMEQMLVYLPKKVRAPIMIDSTDAKVTELALQRLQGKCVINSINLEDGEERFAKVAPLLRHYGGAVVVGCIDEDPANGMAVTRQRKLEVAQRSYDLLVNKYGLRPEDLIFDPLVFPVGSGDDNYIGSAVETIEGVRLITETFPQCSTILGISNVSFGLPAAGREVLNAVFLYHCVKAGLGYAIVNTEKLERYASIPEAERRLAEDLIFWRGADPVAAFAAAFRDKKPVSHAPAAELPLDERLPLYIIEGSKDGLTADLDAALTRGDKPLEIINGPLMAGMAEVGRLFNDNQLIVAEVLQSAEAMKAAVSHLEPHLSKDETSSKGKMLLATVKGDVHDIGKNLVEIILSNNGFEVINLGIKVGPEELIAAAKKENPDFIGLSGLLVKSALQMIVTAADLKAAGIDAPLLVGGAALSRAFADTRITPEYNGPVLYAKDAMAGLELANQLVDPALRQQLMLDLARQQEASAKIAAAKAAGQSTVATGSTHSAISSNAPILVAPDLEQHILRDIPVGQIIPYLNRQMLYTKHLGLTGSVDKLLAGQDEKATKLHLTVEAMLERVLQEGLIKPQAIYRFYQANGDGNDLILFNQDGSEATRFTLPRQKSGEQLCVADFVRPLSGTEKDTMALFAVTCGQGVRELSEQWKAEGDYLNSHLLQALALEMAEATAEYLHKRIRTSWGIVDDQTLTMKQLFNAEYQGIRVSFGYPACPNLDDQKKLFSLLKPEQIGINLTEGDMMDPEASVSALVFHHPEGKYFDLISANLPLGEVLLPAASLF